A region of Bacillus solimangrovi DNA encodes the following proteins:
- the hypE gene encoding hydrogenase expression/formation protein HypE: MSGERINLAHGDGGELAHRLIQDVFVKAFGHEREAQQDAAIFDSPGTKLALTTDSFVIQPLFFPGGSIGKLAVAGTVNDLAVSGAVPLFLTASFIIEEGFRLTDLKQIVADMATEASNANVKIVAGDTKVVERGSADGLFINTAGVGRVIETTSTPVQEGDSVIVSGSIGDHGMAVLAARGELGLEMDLDSDCACLHAPIEALLNEIDGVKVMRDPTRGGLATTLVEICESEDLEIQLEEEAIPVRREVHGACDLLGFDPLYLANEGKVVMIVAEEVEEDVLQLLKKYKETEESKVIGRVTATTNGRILLETALGSRRMLRRLAGMQFPRIC; the protein is encoded by the coding sequence ATGAGTGGAGAGCGAATTAATTTAGCACATGGTGATGGTGGAGAACTTGCACACCGATTAATACAAGATGTATTTGTCAAAGCATTTGGACACGAACGAGAAGCACAACAGGATGCTGCGATATTTGATTCTCCTGGGACAAAGCTTGCATTAACAACTGATAGCTTTGTTATTCAACCGCTCTTTTTCCCAGGTGGTTCAATTGGTAAGTTAGCAGTTGCAGGTACAGTGAATGACCTAGCTGTTAGTGGAGCTGTCCCACTATTTTTGACAGCTTCATTTATTATTGAGGAAGGTTTCCGATTAACAGATTTGAAGCAAATTGTAGCGGACATGGCAACTGAAGCATCAAATGCAAATGTTAAAATTGTAGCAGGTGATACTAAAGTTGTAGAACGAGGTAGTGCAGATGGATTGTTTATTAATACAGCTGGTGTAGGTAGAGTTATTGAAACAACAAGTACACCTGTTCAAGAAGGAGATAGTGTTATCGTTAGTGGTTCAATTGGAGATCATGGGATGGCTGTATTAGCAGCGCGTGGTGAACTTGGTCTTGAAATGGATTTGGACAGTGATTGTGCTTGCTTACACGCTCCAATTGAAGCGTTGCTAAATGAAATAGATGGGGTAAAAGTCATGCGTGATCCAACACGAGGAGGGCTAGCAACAACTTTAGTTGAGATTTGTGAATCAGAGGATCTAGAAATCCAACTTGAAGAAGAGGCTATTCCAGTTCGAAGAGAAGTGCATGGGGCTTGTGATTTGTTAGGTTTTGACCCACTATATTTGGCAAATGAGGGTAAAGTCGTAATGATTGTAGCGGAAGAAGTAGAGGAAGACGTCCTTCAGTTGCTAAAAAAATATAAAGAAACAGAAGAGTCAAAGGTTATCGGGAGAGTGACGGCAACTACGAATGGCAGGATATTGTTGGAAACTGCACTTGGAAGTCGACGTATGCTACGACGGTTAGCAGGAATGCAATTTCCTAGGATTTGTTAA
- a CDS encoding hydrogenase maturation nickel metallochaperone HypA → MHEMALMGDILNLISIDMEKHNFTIVKEVELIVGDLSNALPDALEMAFLVYKKQGVSGLQADSQLTIIRERSLAECIFCNLEYEPDQRLALCPSCGLPGGKIMSGDTFKIRSYEGE, encoded by the coding sequence ATGCATGAAATGGCGCTAATGGGAGATATCTTAAACCTTATTTCAATCGACATGGAAAAGCACAATTTTACAATAGTGAAAGAAGTAGAACTAATCGTTGGTGACTTAAGTAACGCGTTACCAGATGCATTAGAGATGGCGTTCTTAGTTTATAAAAAACAGGGTGTATCTGGGTTGCAAGCTGATTCTCAATTAACAATCATAAGAGAACGGTCATTAGCGGAGTGTATTTTTTGTAATCTTGAATACGAACCAGACCAAAGACTTGCATTATGCCCATCTTGTGGGCTACCAGGTGGGAAGATTATGAGTGGAGACACTTTTAAAATACGTTCATACGAAGGTGAATAG
- a CDS encoding HypC/HybG/HupF family hydrogenase formation chaperone, producing MCVGVPAKVIEKREYDATIDVMGSKMEVGIIFVTEVEVGQFVIVHAGQAMSIIDEQYAKESIEEWRKIVDVRTT from the coding sequence ATGTGTGTAGGAGTACCAGCAAAGGTAATAGAGAAAAGAGAATATGATGCAACGATTGATGTGATGGGTTCGAAGATGGAAGTTGGGATAATTTTTGTAACAGAAGTTGAGGTAGGACAATTTGTCATTGTTCATGCAGGACAAGCGATGTCAATTATTGATGAACAATATGCGAAAGAGAGCATTGAGGAATGGAGGAAGATTGTTGATGTACGAACTACTTAA
- the cybH gene encoding Ni/Fe-hydrogenase, b-type cytochrome subunit, giving the protein MGAPKHSNKFDPIKSRIDSHNEDNRTYVWELPVRIFHWINAFSILVLIATGFYIGNPFFSATVPEHASENYLMGWVRNIHFLFGYIFTLNLIVRLYWVFHGNKHAKSNPLKLSWWRGIFETLKYYLFMNNKKRHYIGHNPMAELSYWIFIGLGSIISISTGFYLLFEPQPESFYGKLFAWVPMLFGGESFSVRSWHHIVAWGFIIFTVVHLYMAIREDWSEKNGTLSSIFTGYKNDAEKKGNKDDN; this is encoded by the coding sequence ATGGGAGCACCCAAACACTCAAACAAGTTTGACCCAATAAAGAGTCGTATAGATTCTCATAACGAAGATAACCGTACTTATGTGTGGGAATTGCCTGTACGAATTTTTCATTGGATCAATGCTTTCTCAATTCTAGTTTTGATTGCTACAGGTTTTTATATAGGAAACCCTTTTTTCAGTGCAACAGTACCAGAACATGCTTCTGAGAATTACTTGATGGGTTGGGTACGAAACATTCATTTTTTATTTGGATATATTTTTACGTTGAATTTAATCGTTCGATTGTATTGGGTATTTCACGGAAACAAACATGCAAAGTCTAATCCTTTAAAGCTATCATGGTGGCGAGGTATCTTTGAAACGTTGAAATACTATTTATTTATGAACAATAAAAAAAGGCATTATATTGGTCATAATCCAATGGCAGAGCTTAGTTATTGGATATTTATTGGTCTGGGTTCAATTATCAGTATATCTACAGGTTTTTATTTACTGTTTGAACCTCAACCAGAATCTTTTTATGGGAAGTTGTTTGCGTGGGTTCCAATGTTATTTGGAGGAGAGAGCTTTTCAGTACGTTCTTGGCATCATATAGTTGCATGGGGGTTTATCATTTTCACCGTTGTTCATCTTTATATGGCAATTCGTGAAGATTGGTCTGAGAAAAATGGGACATTATCATCTATATTTACAGGGTATAAAAATGATGCTGAAAAGAAGGGTAATAAAGATGACAACTGA
- the hypD gene encoding hydrogenase formation protein HypD: MYELLKTSSDPMLSRQLLTKVKQLSNRYTAQYKRLPVIMEVCGSHTMALAKSGVKQALSDHVKLISGPGCPVCVTAQEEIDSMIQLSLEKEVILCTFGDMMRVPGSTITLMEAKAEGRDVRVVYSPLDAVKLAIDHPTKQVVFLGVGFETTIPIISVAIDLAEQHDVENFSVWLSTKLVEPILRTLLEEGDTAIDAFLLPGHVAMVTGSEHFDFLPKDFGVTGSITGFEPVELLSGIYECLLSLLENDKSIKNCYKAVVSREGNRNAIRLMEQYFRLSDENWRGLGIINNSGLRLKEEYNQFNARERFQIQTKEPPKTKCRCGEVISGKISPSECILFGKGCTPIKPIGPCMVSTEGSCSASYQYLQEVEA, translated from the coding sequence ATGTACGAACTACTTAAAACTTCCTCTGACCCTATGTTAAGTAGGCAGTTGTTAACAAAGGTTAAACAATTAAGTAATAGGTATACAGCTCAATATAAACGTTTACCTGTAATCATGGAAGTATGTGGTTCACATACGATGGCATTAGCAAAAAGTGGTGTAAAGCAGGCCTTAAGTGATCATGTTAAGTTGATATCAGGTCCTGGATGTCCCGTATGTGTCACAGCGCAGGAAGAAATAGATTCTATGATTCAACTTTCATTAGAAAAAGAGGTAATTCTTTGTACATTTGGAGATATGATGCGTGTGCCAGGTTCGACGATTACTTTGATGGAAGCGAAGGCAGAAGGAAGAGATGTTCGTGTCGTATATTCACCTCTTGATGCTGTGAAGTTGGCGATAGACCATCCTACTAAACAAGTCGTTTTTTTAGGTGTAGGGTTTGAAACGACAATACCAATTATATCAGTGGCAATCGATTTAGCAGAACAACACGACGTTGAAAATTTTTCAGTTTGGCTTTCTACTAAGCTAGTTGAACCGATATTACGTACTTTATTAGAAGAGGGAGATACTGCAATTGATGCATTTTTATTACCAGGTCATGTCGCAATGGTGACAGGTAGTGAGCATTTCGATTTTTTACCGAAAGACTTCGGTGTCACTGGTAGTATTACAGGTTTTGAACCAGTAGAGCTTTTAAGTGGAATTTATGAATGTCTTTTATCTTTATTAGAAAATGATAAGAGTATTAAGAATTGTTATAAAGCAGTTGTCTCGAGAGAAGGCAATCGTAATGCAATTCGTTTAATGGAGCAGTATTTTAGGTTATCAGATGAAAACTGGCGTGGACTTGGAATCATTAATAATAGTGGTTTACGGTTGAAAGAAGAGTATAACCAATTTAATGCTAGAGAACGATTTCAAATACAAACGAAGGAGCCCCCAAAAACGAAATGTCGTTGTGGAGAAGTAATTAGTGGGAAAATTTCACCTTCTGAATGTATTTTGTTTGGGAAGGGATGTACACCGATAAAGCCTATAGGTCCATGTATGGTTTCTACTGAAGGAAGTTGTTCAGCATCTTATCAATATCTACAAGAGGTGGAAGCATGA
- a CDS encoding response regulator codes for MHILLIHAISAERRNLIDLLKSHKNTKQITKFKSIESANGYLLKVTNDTSIPDVILVDNFNNSNKVLKLCSNMRKQTWLKYIPVLLLSDTSHMSFLERAINHGVTDYINKPVHPTEVLNRISLSVKLKIESEENRRREKELAYMFKSIHEDVELARQIQSGILPNEITDNNIQISALFQPSEQLSGDMYYWVKINDHQYAIILIDIVGHGIHAALVSMSFRSLLHGLLTRVVDPILVIEELNDHIHQLFKQQNRTRLLNYYFTALYAVIDTAEQTIEYVNAGHPDGLFITEQQDLLLMNEGCPPIGLIPNMVVKKEKIAYHSQTKLLFFTDGLIEISNQKLWTDRLISHLKQSFYLDNEKLLNRIIDSRNNESIQNDDICIIAINLKP; via the coding sequence ATGCACATTTTACTTATCCATGCTATATCAGCCGAGAGGCGTAATTTAATTGACTTGCTCAAATCTCATAAAAATACAAAACAGATCACTAAGTTCAAATCTATTGAAAGTGCGAACGGCTATTTACTAAAAGTAACAAATGATACTTCAATTCCTGACGTTATTCTAGTGGATAATTTCAACAATTCGAATAAAGTTCTTAAATTATGTTCGAACATGCGTAAACAAACGTGGCTTAAATATATCCCTGTGTTACTTCTATCTGATACTTCTCACATGTCCTTTTTAGAACGAGCCATTAATCATGGCGTTACAGATTATATAAATAAACCTGTACATCCAACAGAAGTTCTTAATCGAATTAGCCTATCTGTAAAATTAAAGATAGAAAGCGAAGAAAATAGGAGAAGAGAGAAAGAACTCGCTTATATGTTCAAGTCAATTCATGAAGACGTTGAACTTGCAAGACAAATCCAATCAGGAATTCTCCCTAATGAAATAACTGATAATAATATTCAAATTTCTGCATTGTTTCAGCCTTCAGAACAACTTTCAGGAGATATGTATTATTGGGTAAAAATTAATGATCACCAATATGCGATAATATTAATCGACATCGTTGGACATGGCATTCATGCCGCATTAGTTAGCATGTCCTTCCGCTCTCTCCTTCACGGGTTATTAACTCGAGTAGTAGATCCAATTCTCGTAATAGAAGAGTTAAATGATCATATTCATCAATTATTTAAACAACAAAATCGAACTCGTTTATTAAACTATTATTTCACAGCATTATATGCAGTTATTGATACAGCAGAACAGACTATTGAATATGTAAATGCAGGGCACCCTGATGGATTATTTATTACTGAACAGCAAGATCTTTTATTGATGAATGAAGGGTGCCCACCGATAGGACTTATCCCAAATATGGTAGTAAAAAAAGAAAAAATAGCATACCATTCACAAACAAAACTACTTTTCTTTACAGATGGATTAATTGAAATATCAAATCAAAAATTATGGACAGATCGTCTGATAAGTCATCTTAAACAATCATTCTATCTAGATAATGAAAAATTACTTAATCGAATCATAGACAGTCGAAATAACGAATCTATTCAGAATGATGACATCTGCATTATTGCTATTAATTTAAAACCTTAA
- a CDS encoding HyaD/HybD family hydrogenase maturation endopeptidase: MTTEIIPNKKLVKKITVLGIGNTLYSDEGLGVHIIPELERALCEFDNVEILEGATEGIRLLEPIEQCDLLIIIDAINAGKEPGTLIVLRDDEIPSYFGIKMSIHQLGFQEVLQAAKLLERMPEEMVMFGLQPHSLQFGIGLTEKIQDCIPTLIKEIKQQIHIWRELT, translated from the coding sequence ATGACAACTGAAATCATCCCAAATAAAAAACTAGTTAAAAAGATTACAGTATTAGGAATTGGAAATACGTTATATAGTGACGAAGGTCTTGGTGTGCATATCATTCCTGAACTTGAACGTGCTTTATGCGAGTTTGATAATGTAGAAATTTTAGAAGGTGCAACAGAGGGAATTCGTCTACTTGAACCGATCGAACAATGTGATTTGTTGATCATCATTGATGCGATTAATGCCGGTAAAGAACCTGGAACATTAATTGTGTTACGAGATGATGAGATTCCTAGTTATTTTGGTATAAAAATGTCGATCCATCAACTTGGATTTCAAGAAGTATTACAAGCTGCCAAACTACTTGAACGAATGCCTGAAGAAATGGTCATGTTTGGGCTTCAACCACATTCATTACAATTTGGGATTGGACTGACTGAGAAAATTCAAGATTGTATCCCTACCCTTATTAAAGAAATAAAACAACAAATTCATATATGGAGAGAACTGACATGA
- a CDS encoding nickel-dependent hydrogenase large subunit, whose product MSERIVVDPVTRIEGHLRIEADVKDGKIEDAFSSGTAVRGIELIVKERDPRDVWAYVQRICGVCTSTHALASIRASEDALGIKIPKNAHLIRDIMNAAIFIHDHVVHFYHLHALDWVDVISALDANVNETSRIAQSISDWAKSSPGYFKGIQDKVKKLVDSGQLGIFANGYWGHEGYKLPPEVNLLAVAHYLEALDWQKEIVKIQTIFGGKNPHPHYVVGGMATPIDINSDNAIHAERLMHVKQLIDQAYDFVHKVYIPDLLAIGSYYKDWLHGGGLDNYLAYGDFSTTDIYDTNNYRFPRGVILNGDLSKVHDVNLKDPEQVKEFIDHSWYSYETGEGGLHPWEGETNFNYTGPQTPYKQLDTDKEYSWLKSPRWKGEPMETGPLARMMIGYALGREEYVKVIDDTLKKLDVPISALKSALGRTIARGLESLLIVDWMRDDMASLLTNIKNGDQVTFDKTKWEPESWPKQTKGVGWIEAPRGALGHWIVVEDGKTKNYQAVVPSTWNASPKDSKGKIGAYEASLKGTPIIDPEQPLEILRIIHSFDPCLACAVHLTDLESKDSVQIKIT is encoded by the coding sequence ATGAGTGAACGTATTGTAGTTGACCCTGTAACCCGAATTGAGGGGCATCTACGTATAGAAGCTGATGTTAAAGATGGGAAAATTGAAGATGCTTTTAGCTCTGGTACAGCGGTGCGAGGGATCGAGCTTATTGTTAAAGAACGTGATCCAAGGGATGTATGGGCGTATGTTCAGCGAATTTGCGGGGTGTGTACTTCCACTCATGCATTAGCTTCAATTCGAGCCTCTGAAGATGCATTAGGGATAAAGATTCCGAAAAATGCACATTTAATCCGAGACATAATGAATGCAGCGATCTTTATACATGATCATGTCGTTCATTTCTATCATTTACATGCATTAGATTGGGTTGATGTTATTAGTGCGTTAGATGCTAATGTCAATGAAACGAGTAGAATTGCACAATCGATTTCAGATTGGGCAAAGTCATCACCTGGTTATTTCAAAGGAATACAAGATAAGGTTAAAAAGCTTGTAGATAGTGGACAGCTTGGTATTTTTGCAAACGGATATTGGGGGCATGAAGGATATAAGCTACCACCTGAGGTCAATTTACTAGCAGTTGCTCACTACTTAGAGGCACTCGATTGGCAGAAGGAAATTGTTAAAATTCAAACAATATTTGGTGGTAAAAATCCACATCCACACTATGTCGTTGGTGGCATGGCTACACCAATTGATATTAATAGTGATAATGCAATTCATGCTGAACGTTTAATGCATGTCAAGCAACTTATTGATCAAGCATATGACTTTGTACATAAAGTATATATCCCTGATTTACTTGCGATCGGTTCCTATTATAAAGATTGGTTACATGGCGGTGGATTAGATAACTATTTGGCGTATGGAGATTTTTCAACGACAGATATTTATGACACGAATAATTATCGTTTTCCAAGAGGAGTCATTTTAAATGGAGATTTAAGTAAAGTACATGATGTCAATCTTAAAGATCCTGAACAAGTAAAGGAATTTATCGATCATTCATGGTACTCCTATGAGACTGGAGAAGGTGGTCTTCATCCATGGGAAGGAGAAACAAACTTTAATTATACGGGACCACAAACACCATATAAGCAGTTAGATACAGATAAGGAATATAGTTGGTTAAAGTCACCTCGTTGGAAAGGTGAACCGATGGAAACAGGTCCACTAGCGCGAATGATGATCGGATATGCCTTAGGACGTGAGGAATATGTAAAGGTAATAGACGATACGTTGAAAAAGTTAGATGTACCAATCTCGGCATTAAAATCAGCACTAGGACGAACGATCGCTCGAGGTTTAGAATCGTTATTAATCGTTGATTGGATGCGTGATGACATGGCGTCACTATTAACGAATATAAAAAATGGAGATCAAGTGACTTTTGATAAAACAAAATGGGAACCCGAAAGTTGGCCGAAGCAGACAAAAGGTGTTGGTTGGATCGAGGCACCTCGTGGAGCACTAGGGCATTGGATTGTCGTTGAAGATGGTAAAACAAAAAATTATCAAGCAGTCGTTCCGTCAACTTGGAATGCTTCTCCAAAAGATAGTAAAGGAAAAATAGGTGCGTATGAAGCATCTTTAAAAGGTACACCAATCATAGATCCAGAGCAGCCTTTAGAAATTTTGAGAATTATTCATTCTTTCGACCCTTGCTTAGCTTGTGCTGTACACTTGACAGATTTAGAATCTAAGGATTCTGTTCAAATCAAAATTACGTGA
- the hypF gene encoding carbamoyltransferase HypF: protein MSTTKCITIRGRVQGVGFRPYVFQCAKDLGIVGNVQNNKDGVRIIAQASERLMDVFINQLHEKKPHAARIDFFEVKDVSNQHNFFDFTIEPSEAQGDSNLIVPIETAICQVCLEELNDPTNHRYQYPFINCTQCGPRYTIIDSLPYDRPRTSMQQFKMCEKCEAEYKDTMNRRHHAQPISCHKCGPNLRLIKMDGTIRAEKEAAITEVRRLIDQGKVVAIKGLGGYHLVCDATNPTVVNELRVRKHRPSRPLACMVRSLKVAKQLCIVSEDDEQLLSSSEAPIVILPLRESTSIMEVAPNYRSLGIMLPYTPLHYLIFNGMQTDVLVMTSANISGLPMISTEEDALSKLQEVSDAILSDDRPILQSIDDSVMCTDVSYPTFLRRGRGYAPEPISVHVDVDGILALGSDQKNTYAIGRNKQIFLSKHIGEITGVDMVDYLQEDYERTQQLFSVQHRIAVIDKHPNYHIREWADNLQVPIFEVQHHHAHHVACMTENNLTEPCLGIILDGTGYGDDGNIWGFEVLYGNACGVERLAHLRYSPLPGGEKAIKEPWRNAVAMLIHQLEDGKDIANQIFSNKKFEIDIIEKMINKKLNSPLVGTCGRLFDAISSILGICHITSYEGEAAILLSEQLKAIHIKNDNAKPFTYELCRINELIEIDFSQMLREIVEDYLSGVSIDEIIVRFHETVVSAIITAVLEVVKVNQIYTNKVVLSGGSFHNVKLSHDIQRMLTVHKFDVYKHHRVPCGDGGLAIGQLMIAKAAL, encoded by the coding sequence GTGTCAACAACAAAATGTATCACAATAAGAGGTAGAGTTCAGGGAGTAGGTTTTCGTCCATATGTGTTTCAATGTGCGAAAGATCTAGGAATAGTTGGGAACGTACAGAATAACAAGGACGGTGTTCGCATAATTGCACAAGCAAGTGAGAGACTTATGGATGTATTTATTAACCAATTGCATGAAAAAAAACCTCATGCAGCAAGAATTGATTTTTTCGAAGTGAAGGACGTATCTAATCAACATAACTTTTTTGATTTTACAATCGAACCTAGCGAAGCACAGGGTGATTCAAACCTGATTGTCCCGATTGAAACAGCTATATGCCAAGTATGTTTAGAAGAGTTAAACGATCCAACAAATCACCGGTATCAGTACCCGTTCATCAATTGTACTCAATGTGGTCCACGTTATACAATCATTGATTCTTTACCATATGATAGGCCACGAACATCGATGCAACAGTTTAAAATGTGTGAAAAGTGCGAAGCAGAATATAAGGACACAATGAATCGTAGACATCATGCTCAGCCAATCTCATGTCATAAGTGTGGACCAAATCTCCGCCTAATAAAGATGGATGGAACCATTCGAGCTGAAAAGGAAGCAGCAATTACAGAGGTAAGGCGACTGATAGACCAAGGTAAGGTTGTTGCGATAAAAGGTCTTGGAGGTTATCACCTCGTATGTGATGCAACTAATCCAACAGTAGTTAATGAACTACGAGTGAGAAAGCATCGCCCATCACGTCCGTTGGCATGCATGGTACGTTCACTTAAAGTTGCAAAACAATTGTGCATAGTTAGTGAAGATGACGAGCAGCTATTGTCATCATCCGAAGCTCCAATTGTCATCTTACCTTTACGAGAATCTACTAGTATTATGGAAGTCGCACCCAACTATCGTTCATTAGGTATCATGTTACCATATACACCTCTTCATTACTTAATATTTAACGGGATGCAAACCGATGTATTAGTAATGACGAGTGCAAATATATCAGGGTTACCGATGATTTCAACAGAAGAGGATGCGTTAAGTAAGTTGCAAGAAGTAAGTGATGCCATATTAAGTGACGACCGTCCGATCCTTCAATCAATCGATGATTCAGTTATGTGCACGGATGTCAGTTATCCTACATTTTTACGACGAGGTAGGGGATATGCACCTGAACCAATTTCAGTTCATGTCGATGTTGATGGAATACTCGCTTTAGGTAGTGATCAAAAGAATACATATGCAATTGGTCGTAATAAACAAATTTTTTTATCTAAGCATATTGGTGAGATAACAGGGGTGGATATGGTTGACTATTTGCAAGAAGATTATGAACGAACACAACAGCTTTTTTCCGTTCAGCATCGGATTGCAGTAATTGATAAACATCCTAATTATCACATTCGGGAATGGGCGGATAACTTACAAGTTCCGATATTTGAAGTGCAACATCATCATGCACACCATGTCGCATGCATGACTGAAAATAATCTTACTGAGCCTTGTCTAGGTATCATATTGGACGGAACTGGATATGGAGATGATGGGAATATTTGGGGTTTTGAAGTTTTATATGGAAATGCATGTGGTGTGGAGCGACTTGCACACCTCCGTTACAGTCCATTGCCAGGTGGTGAGAAGGCAATTAAGGAACCTTGGCGTAACGCTGTTGCCATGCTCATTCATCAACTTGAAGATGGGAAAGATATCGCAAATCAAATTTTCTCTAATAAAAAATTTGAGATTGATATTATCGAAAAAATGATAAATAAAAAATTGAACAGCCCTCTTGTGGGAACGTGTGGGAGATTGTTCGATGCTATTAGTTCGATACTAGGAATATGTCATATTACCTCCTATGAAGGGGAAGCAGCAATTTTATTATCTGAACAGTTAAAAGCTATTCATATAAAAAATGACAACGCTAAACCTTTTACATATGAGTTATGTCGAATCAATGAATTAATAGAAATAGATTTTAGCCAGATGTTAAGAGAAATTGTTGAAGATTATTTAAGTGGCGTGTCTATCGATGAAATAATCGTACGTTTTCATGAGACAGTCGTTTCTGCAATCATTACAGCAGTACTTGAAGTTGTAAAGGTGAATCAGATTTATACAAATAAAGTCGTTTTGTCAGGCGGTAGTTTTCACAATGTCAAGTTATCACATGACATCCAACGAATGCTTACTGTACACAAGTTTGATGTATACAAACATCATCGAGTGCCATGTGGTGACGGTGGTTTAGCAATTGGTCAACTAATGATTGCTAAAGCAGCACTGTGA
- the hypB gene encoding hydrogenase nickel incorporation protein HypB, which yields MKVTLDQDVLSNNNEVANYNRNLFQSNHTLVINLMSSPGAGKTTLLERTIAALANEFKIGVIEGDLATEQDAERIRRAGAQAIQINTNGGCHLDARMVTKVLPEFNLEDIEILFIENVGNLVCPSGYDLGQDHKVAVLSIPEGNDKIPKYPVMFRRTEMVLLNKIDLLPYIDFSVEQAKLDLNAINPDSYLMTLSAKTDEGIEQWLTWIREAYRACQQQNVSQ from the coding sequence ATGAAGGTTACATTAGATCAAGATGTATTGTCTAATAATAATGAAGTAGCAAATTATAACCGTAATTTATTCCAATCCAATCATACACTCGTCATTAATTTAATGAGTTCTCCGGGTGCAGGTAAGACGACACTATTAGAACGTACAATTGCGGCTTTAGCAAATGAATTTAAAATTGGAGTAATTGAAGGTGATTTAGCTACTGAGCAGGATGCAGAACGGATTAGACGAGCAGGAGCACAAGCCATTCAAATTAATACAAATGGTGGCTGTCATTTGGATGCAAGAATGGTAACGAAAGTACTTCCTGAATTCAATTTAGAAGATATCGAAATTTTATTTATTGAGAACGTTGGGAACCTTGTTTGTCCATCTGGTTATGACTTAGGACAGGATCATAAAGTTGCAGTATTAAGTATCCCAGAAGGAAACGATAAAATTCCTAAATATCCTGTTATGTTTCGCAGGACAGAAATGGTGTTGCTAAATAAAATTGATCTACTCCCATACATTGATTTCAGTGTAGAGCAAGCGAAGCTAGATTTGAATGCAATAAATCCAGATTCCTATTTAATGACACTTTCTGCAAAAACAGATGAAGGAATTGAACAATGGTTAACTTGGATTCGTGAGGCATATCGGGCGTGTCAACAACAAAATGTATCACAATAA